GGGCGAGGGTGGTTTCGATTTCGCCGAGTTCGATGCGGATGCCGTTGACTTTGACCTGGTGGTCCATGCGGCCGAGGATCTCGAGTGCGCCGGTGGTGTTCCATCGGCCGAGGTCGCCGGTGCGGTAGGCGAGGCCGCCGCCGTGGGGGTCGGTGACGAAGCGTTGGGCGGTGAGTTCGGGGCGGTTGAGGTAGCCGTCGGCGACTCCGAAGCCGGTGATGAGGATTTCGCCGGGTACGCCGGCGGGCATCAGGTCGAGGTTGGTGTCGACGACGCGGATCTGCCGGTTCGGCATGGGCCAGCCGATCGGCACGTACGCGCCGCCCCAGCCCGCCGACGCGTCGAACCACGAGCACGCCACGGCGATCTCCGCCGGCCCGTACGCGTTCACCACCCGCGTACCCGCCGCCAGCCACCGCTGGGCCAGCTGCGGCGGGACGGCCTCGCCGCCGAAGATGATGCAGCGCAGACCCGGGCAGGCGGCAGGGTCGAGCGGGGCGACGTTGGTGGCCGGTCCGAACGTGTGCGTGACGTCGTGCCGGTTGATGAGTTCGGTGAGCCGGCGCGCGTCGAGCAGGTCGTCGCGGGAGCAGACGACGACGCGGCCACCACCGGTGAGCGTCGCGAAGATCTCCCCGAAGGCGGCGTCGAAGACCGGTGCCGCCGAATGCAGCATCCGGCTGTCGGGGCCGATGGCGCACTCGTCGGTCATCCACGCCAGGAAGTTCGTCAGCCTCTCGTGCGTCAGCACGACACCCTTCGGCGTACCCGTCGAACCCGACGTGTAGATCACGAACGCCGGCGCGGACGCCGGCACCACCGGCAGCTCCACCGGCTCACCCGCCTGCACCACCGACCAGTCGTCGTCCAACGCCACCACCGACACCCCGTCGCCACCGGGAACCCGGGGCGCCACCGCACCGACGGTCAGCACCACCCGCGCGCCGTGGTCGGCCAACAACACGCGCATCCGCTCCACCGGCCACGACACGTCCATCGGCGTGTACGCGGCACCCGCCCGCAACACCGCCGTCGTCGCCACCAACGACCACAACCCGCGCTCCAACGCCAGCGACACCACATCACCGGCCCGCACACCCAGCGACCGCAGATACGCCGCCAGCACGGCCGACCGGCGATCCAACTCCCCGTACGTCAACACCTCGCCGCCGGCGACACCCGCCACCGCATCCGGCGTGCGCCGCGCCCACCGCAGCACCAACTCGTGGATCGGCTCACCCGGCACCTCACGCACCGGGCCCCGGCCCCACGCCAACAACCGCTCCCGCTCCGCGTCCCCCAGCAGCGGCAACGCCGACAGTCCCACCTCCGGTCCCGCCAACCCGGCGGAGACCAGCACCACGACCTGATCCACCAGACCCCGCACCCACTGCGCCGAGAAACCCTCCGCCGCGTAGTCCACCCGCAGCGCCGACCCGTCCGACGCCACGCCGACCACGAGGTCGACGTCCACCACGGCCGGCCCCGCGTCCGCCACCGGGGCGTCCACCAGCCCCAGCACCACCGGGCCCACCGGCTCCCGGCCCACGGCCACCGGCGCCGCCAGCGCCGAGCGCACCCGCCCCACCAACTCGGGGAAACCCGGATCACCCGCCACGTCCACCCGCAGCACCGATCCGCCGCCGCCGGACGACAGGCCCACCACCACCTGCTCCTGGGCCGTCCAACGGGCCAGCACCGCCACGAGCCCCGCCACCACGACGTCGCCGGCCGGCTCGACTCCCGGCGACCAGGAGGGCAGCACCCGGTGCACGGAGGCGGCCCGGGCCGGCCACACCGTCGGCCGGCGCAGGTCCCCCACCAGGTCCAGCGCACCGGCGTCGACCGCGCCGTCCACGGCCCGCGCACCATCGAACCCGACAGACATCAGCTCAACCTCCGATCGAAAGGGGGTGACCGGAAGGCGCGGGGCCTCGGTGCCGC
The nucleotide sequence above comes from Micromonospora sp. M71_S20. Encoded proteins:
- a CDS encoding non-ribosomal peptide synthetase; the protein is MSVGFDGARAVDGAVDAGALDLVGDLRRPTVWPARAASVHRVLPSWSPGVEPAGDVVVAGLVAVLARWTAQEQVVVGLSSGGGGSVLRVDVAGDPGFPELVGRVRSALAAPVAVGREPVGPVVLGLVDAPVADAGPAVVDVDLVVGVASDGSALRVDYAAEGFSAQWVRGLVDQVVVLVSAGLAGPEVGLSALPLLGDAERERLLAWGRGPVREVPGEPIHELVLRWARRTPDAVAGVAGGEVLTYGELDRRSAVLAAYLRSLGVRAGDVVSLALERGLWSLVATTAVLRAGAAYTPMDVSWPVERMRVLLADHGARVVLTVGAVAPRVPGGDGVSVVALDDDWSVVQAGEPVELPVVPASAPAFVIYTSGSTGTPKGVVLTHERLTNFLAWMTDECAIGPDSRMLHSAAPVFDAAFGEIFATLTGGGRVVVCSRDDLLDARRLTELINRHDVTHTFGPATNVAPLDPAACPGLRCIIFGGEAVPPQLAQRWLAAGTRVVNAYGPAEIAVACSWFDASAGWGGAYVPIGWPMPNRQIRVVDTNLDLMPAGVPGEILITGFGVADGYLNRPELTAQRFVTDPHGGGLAYRTGDLGRWNTTGALEILGRMDHQVKVNGIRIELGEIETTLAQHPDVGAAVVTRREDHGTARLIAYVSGRNGRAPVTAELRDHAATVLPSYMVPAVIMVLDRFPVGGTGKIDRNALPAPDTQRPDLGVEFVEPATNEERLVAAVFATVLGIDRVGTRDSFFDLGGTSLQSAAVATRIDEAADVVVPVSQIHRTPTPQGLAHWLTTAPRRTDAGSTAAQARQRPGPVPLAQQVAKCLMSPLEVVVPVTWWIEGELDLRALMAALGDVHRRHEALHARYRRTAPPVALVPPNPGMPQLRLLTDANSEQEALDQLAEAVQQPLDYTQGRVWRAALIREKSAGRVLFGVGIHHIAFDGWSYALLVRDLSHAYAAWLSGAAPVWARPAPTLRQSYEEYARLRDAADLDAQRAYWREQLRGLPRQGRGEATAPLEQALAWGPKAGHTVTVTPEVMWRWDRAAREQRFSRSSYFVAAFASALRAIHQQDDIGLLMVVAKRGSRVLDSAFTTRLNLNCVRVRFDGPEDDKLVLRVNETISDLMRAQDVPFAETADDPAAGLSGEVVASLPTFVFQDNVVLPLELPGCRAEEVVDPYAREVPNGLTVEVLPRADHALLRVTIRTDYLPYSFAEELNGHMLRFLEAGPAGSPTAG